In Cupriavidus basilensis, the following proteins share a genomic window:
- a CDS encoding efflux transporter outer membrane subunit — translation MPRLALIAGATAILAAGCTLQPRYERPAAPVAPAFPAGGVYGTQPGAASATASTPAPEIGWRDFFADARLQRLLELALKNNRDLRVSVLNMEAARAQYQISRAGLFPAVNAVASQSRARTPRNLSTLGKTVSGEYSVGLSASWEIDFFGRIRSLNDQALAQFLSLAESRRAAELALLSSVANQYLTVLSYDDALAVTRGTLVTAEESLRITSLQFDVGAGSELALRQAEGVVEQARANLETESRLRAQSENALVLLVGEPLPDDLPPGLPLNSQALLADIPAGLPSDLLTRRPDIAAAEQSLRAANANIGAARAAFFPRVTLTGSAGTLSPTLGGLFKPGSAAWSFAPQITLPIFQGGQNIAALDLAQVQKRIEIATYEKAIQTAFREVSDGLAARGTFDNQIKALERFTGSQERRLVLSDLRFRNGVDSYLSVLTAQNDLYSAQLLLINARLQRLTNLVDLYQFLGGGWIERAGDTPRPSDTPLGYSANAPGLAAAP, via the coding sequence ATGCCCAGACTCGCACTGATCGCCGGCGCCACCGCCATCCTGGCCGCCGGCTGCACGCTCCAGCCGCGCTATGAGCGCCCCGCCGCCCCCGTTGCCCCCGCCTTCCCGGCCGGCGGCGTCTACGGCACCCAGCCGGGCGCCGCCAGCGCCACGGCCAGCACGCCGGCCCCGGAGATCGGCTGGCGGGACTTCTTTGCCGATGCGCGCCTGCAGCGCTTGCTGGAACTCGCGCTCAAGAACAACCGCGACCTGCGCGTGTCGGTGCTGAACATGGAGGCGGCGCGCGCGCAGTACCAGATCAGCCGCGCCGGCCTGTTCCCGGCCGTCAACGCGGTGGCCTCGCAAAGCCGCGCGCGCACGCCGCGGAACCTGTCCACCCTTGGCAAGACCGTCTCCGGCGAGTATTCAGTCGGGCTCAGCGCATCGTGGGAAATCGACTTCTTCGGCCGCATCCGCAGCCTGAACGACCAGGCCCTCGCGCAGTTCTTGTCGCTGGCGGAGAGCCGCAGGGCGGCGGAGCTGGCCTTGCTGTCGTCGGTGGCGAACCAATACCTCACCGTGCTCAGCTACGACGACGCGCTGGCCGTCACGCGCGGCACGCTGGTGACGGCCGAGGAGTCTTTACGCATCACCAGCCTCCAGTTTGACGTCGGCGCGGGCTCGGAGCTGGCCCTGCGCCAGGCCGAAGGCGTGGTCGAGCAGGCGCGCGCCAACCTGGAGACGGAAAGCCGGTTGCGCGCGCAGTCCGAGAATGCGCTGGTGCTGCTGGTGGGCGAGCCGCTACCGGATGACTTGCCGCCTGGCCTGCCGCTCAACAGCCAGGCCTTGCTGGCCGACATCCCGGCGGGCTTGCCCTCCGACCTGCTGACCCGGCGCCCGGACATCGCCGCCGCGGAGCAATCGCTGCGGGCGGCCAACGCCAACATCGGCGCGGCGCGCGCGGCGTTTTTCCCGCGGGTGACGCTCACCGGCAGCGCGGGCACGCTGTCGCCCACGCTGGGCGGCTTGTTCAAGCCGGGCTCCGCCGCCTGGTCGTTCGCGCCGCAGATCACCTTGCCGATCTTCCAGGGCGGCCAGAACATTGCCGCGCTGGACCTGGCGCAGGTACAGAAGCGCATCGAGATCGCCACCTACGAGAAGGCCATCCAGACCGCCTTTCGGGAGGTGTCCGATGGCCTGGCGGCGCGCGGCACCTTCGACAACCAGATCAAGGCGCTTGAGCGCTTCACCGGCTCGCAAGAACGGCGGCTGGTGCTGTCGGACCTGCGCTTTCGCAACGGGGTGGACAGCTACCTGAGCGTGCTGACCGCGCAGAACGACCTCTACAGCGCGCAACTGCTGCTGATCAACGCCCGGCTGCAACGGCTGACCAACCTGGTCGATCTCTACCAGTTCCTCGGCGGTGGCTGGATCGAGCGTGCGGGCGACACGCCCCGCCCCTCGGACACGCCGCTCGGCTACAGCGCGAACGCGCCGGGCCTGGCGGCCGCGCCGTAG
- a CDS encoding class I SAM-dependent methyltransferase, with translation MTDIHHAAAQGFSSQADTYARGRPDYPSALGAWLTTELGLQPGKTVLDLGAGTGKFSRLLLATGASVIAVEPVAAMRAQLSAAVPAVQALAGTAEAIPLPDASVDAVVCAQAFHWFANAAAMAEIGRVLRPGGKLGLVWNVRDESVDWVAQLTAIMTPFEGDAPRFYKGDWKKVFPASGFGELGLASLPYEHVGPAQQVIVDRVMSVSFIAALPAAEQDAVRARLLAVIDASPALAGKASVAFPYRTEAYSCQRLA, from the coding sequence ATGACCGACATCCACCACGCCGCTGCCCAGGGCTTTTCCAGCCAGGCCGATACCTACGCCCGCGGGCGCCCCGACTATCCGAGCGCGCTTGGCGCCTGGCTGACGACGGAGCTCGGCCTGCAGCCCGGCAAGACCGTGCTGGACCTGGGCGCCGGCACCGGCAAGTTCAGCCGCCTGCTGCTGGCCACCGGCGCCAGCGTGATCGCGGTGGAACCCGTGGCGGCGATGCGCGCCCAGCTAAGCGCCGCCGTGCCCGCCGTGCAGGCGCTGGCGGGCACGGCCGAGGCCATCCCGCTGCCCGACGCCAGCGTCGACGCGGTGGTCTGCGCGCAGGCGTTCCACTGGTTTGCCAACGCCGCGGCCATGGCCGAGATCGGCCGTGTGCTGCGCCCGGGCGGCAAGCTCGGCCTGGTGTGGAACGTGCGCGATGAGTCGGTCGACTGGGTGGCGCAGCTGACCGCCATCATGACCCCGTTCGAGGGCGACGCGCCGCGCTTCTACAAGGGTGACTGGAAAAAGGTGTTCCCGGCCAGCGGCTTCGGCGAGCTGGGGCTGGCCAGCCTGCCTTACGAGCACGTTGGTCCCGCGCAGCAGGTGATCGTGGACCGGGTGATGTCGGTCAGCTTCATTGCCGCGCTGCCGGCCGCGGAGCAGGACGCGGTGCGCGCCCGGCTGCTGGCCGTGATCGACGCCAGCCCGGCGCTGGCCGGCAAGGCCAGCGTGGCGTTTCCCTACCGGACCGAAGCGTATAGCTGCCAGCGGCTGGCCTGA
- a CDS encoding 4-hydroxyphenylpyruvate dioxygenase family protein, producing MSRPADVFSPRADDFQPWENPLGIMGYEFVEFASPDPAALGRTFERFGFHAIAQHRHKNVKLFRQGEMNFIVDAEPDSFATRYASEYGLSICAVGIRVNDAATAFARAVDAGAWPFEAGTVGPMELNIPAIQGIGRSIIYFIDRWRGKEGRPGDVGDISIYDVDFRALAHAATDTAATTAGAGLARVDHVTQAVDPGHLEEWLDFYRKVLGFREIHEVNAGWHVASDSRVLLSPCGLIRIPIYEKGTQRHDQMEHYLSGHHGEGIQHIALATDDLVASAAALARNGVRFVEPPAAYYDTVDARVPGHGLDLAALRRYGILVDGALRADGTREAFLQAFARREAGEFFFEIVQRDNYHGFGEGNLPALEAAMGSASTPNAPA from the coding sequence ATGAGCCGACCGGCAGACGTTTTTTCGCCGCGCGCCGACGATTTCCAGCCTTGGGAGAACCCGCTGGGCATCATGGGTTATGAGTTCGTCGAATTTGCGTCCCCCGATCCCGCGGCGCTTGGGCGCACCTTCGAGCGTTTCGGCTTTCATGCCATTGCCCAGCACCGGCACAAGAACGTGAAGCTGTTCCGCCAGGGCGAGATGAATTTCATCGTTGACGCGGAGCCGGATTCCTTCGCCACCCGCTATGCCTCCGAATACGGCCTCTCGATCTGCGCGGTCGGCATCCGCGTCAACGATGCCGCCACGGCATTCGCGCGCGCGGTCGATGCCGGCGCATGGCCGTTCGAGGCCGGCACGGTCGGCCCGATGGAGCTGAATATCCCGGCCATCCAGGGCATTGGCCGCTCCATCATCTACTTTATCGACCGCTGGCGCGGCAAGGAGGGGCGGCCCGGCGACGTGGGCGACATCTCCATCTACGACGTGGATTTCCGCGCGCTGGCGCATGCCGCCACGGATACCGCCGCCACTACCGCTGGCGCCGGCCTGGCCCGCGTGGATCACGTGACGCAGGCGGTCGACCCCGGGCATCTGGAAGAGTGGCTCGATTTCTATCGCAAGGTGCTGGGCTTTCGCGAGATCCATGAGGTCAATGCCGGCTGGCATGTCGCGAGCGATTCCCGCGTGCTGCTCTCGCCCTGCGGCCTGATCCGCATCCCGATCTATGAGAAAGGCACGCAGCGCCACGACCAGATGGAGCACTACCTGTCAGGGCATCACGGCGAAGGCATCCAGCACATCGCGCTGGCGACTGACGACCTGGTGGCCAGCGCCGCCGCCCTGGCGCGCAACGGCGTGCGCTTTGTCGAGCCGCCCGCGGCCTACTACGACACTGTCGATGCGCGCGTGCCGGGCCACGGGCTGGATCTGGCGGCCTTGCGGCGCTACGGCATCCTGGTGGACGGCGCGCTGCGCGCCGACGGCACGCGCGAGGCCTTCCTGCAAGCCTTTGCCCGCCGCGAGGCCGGCGAGTTCTTCTTCGAAATCGTCCAGCGCGACAACTACCATGGCTTCGGCGAGGGCAACCTGCCCGCGCTGGAGGCCGCCATGGGCTCCGCCTCTACGCCCAACGCCCCGGCTTGA
- a CDS encoding shikimate dehydrogenase family protein: MIDGKTTLIAHIGYPTESFKAPMIYNPWFAQRGINAVVVPMGLKAEHFADGLRTLFRLTNLRGALITMPHKVSTMELVDALTPTARIAGACNAVLLRDDGTLLGDQFDGAGFVRGIQRKGCQLEGASVLVSGCGGVGSAIAASLAGAGVARLGLFDARDASAQALAARLQAHYPQLQVGTGSNDPAGYQLVVNATPLGMNEDDPLPFDVSRIDPQAWVGEVVMKTEYTPLLRAALERGCQVQVGTDMLFEMIPAYLEFFGFGTATAEELRAVARIAY, from the coding sequence ATGATCGACGGCAAGACCACCCTCATCGCGCATATCGGCTACCCCACTGAGTCCTTCAAGGCGCCGATGATCTACAACCCCTGGTTCGCGCAGCGCGGCATCAATGCCGTCGTGGTGCCCATGGGCCTGAAAGCCGAGCACTTCGCCGATGGCTTGCGCACGCTGTTCCGGCTGACCAACCTGCGCGGCGCGCTCATCACCATGCCGCACAAGGTTTCCACCATGGAACTGGTGGACGCGCTTACGCCGACGGCCCGCATCGCGGGCGCCTGCAACGCGGTACTGCTGCGCGACGACGGCACCTTGCTCGGCGATCAGTTCGATGGCGCGGGCTTCGTGCGCGGCATCCAGCGCAAAGGCTGCCAGCTGGAGGGCGCCAGCGTGCTGGTGTCCGGCTGCGGCGGCGTGGGCTCGGCCATTGCCGCTTCGCTGGCCGGCGCCGGCGTGGCGCGGCTAGGCCTGTTCGATGCGCGCGACGCCTCGGCGCAGGCACTGGCCGCGCGGCTGCAGGCGCACTACCCGCAATTGCAGGTCGGCACGGGCTCGAACGATCCTGCCGGCTACCAGCTGGTGGTCAACGCCACGCCACTGGGCATGAACGAGGACGATCCCCTGCCCTTCGACGTCAGCCGCATCGACCCGCAAGCCTGGGTGGGCGAGGTGGTGATGAAGACGGAGTACACGCCTTTGCTGCGCGCGGCGCTGGAGCGCGGCTGCCAGGTCCAGGTGGGCACCGACATGCTGTTCGAGATGATTCCCGCCTATCTTGAATTCTTTGGTTTTGGCACGGCGACAGCCGAGGAACTGCGCGCCGTTGCCAGGATCGCTTATTGA
- the aroQ gene encoding type II 3-dehydroquinate dehydratase produces MKSVLVLNGPNLNLLGTREPQIYGSATLADVEASLRQQAGHLGLSLACFQSNHEGAIVDRIHAARTEGVSFILINPGAFTHTSVAIRDAFAGVAIPFVEVHISNVHKREAFRHHSYLSDIAEAVMAGFGIQGYGLALQFIAAKLAGAPAK; encoded by the coding sequence ATGAAATCCGTACTCGTCCTGAACGGGCCCAACCTGAACCTGCTGGGCACGCGCGAGCCGCAGATCTATGGCTCGGCCACGCTAGCCGATGTCGAGGCCAGCCTGCGCCAGCAGGCCGGCCATCTGGGTTTGTCCCTGGCCTGCTTCCAGAGCAACCATGAGGGCGCCATCGTCGATCGCATCCACGCAGCGCGCACCGAAGGCGTCAGCTTTATCCTGATCAATCCGGGCGCCTTCACCCATACCAGCGTGGCGATCCGCGATGCGTTTGCCGGGGTCGCCATCCCCTTCGTCGAGGTGCATATCTCGAATGTCCACAAGCGCGAGGCGTTCCGCCATCACTCCTACCTGTCGGATATCGCGGAGGCGGTGATGGCGGGCTTCGGCATCCAGGGGTACGGGCTGGCGTTGCAGTTCATCGCCGCAAAACTGGCGGGCGCGCCGGCCAAATAA
- a CDS encoding Gfo/Idh/MocA family protein — translation MTKLRIGIAGAGLIGRRHMELVQASPACELAAIADPAAEAAEVARATGVPLYASLDALLAAQRLDGVILATPNKLHVADALACLRAGVAALIEKPVAHSLEEGMRLRRAAEAANAKLLVGHHRAHSPLLARAREIVQQGVLGTPVAVVGTAMFCKPDDYFAAAPWRRQSGGGPILINMIHEIGNLRALCGEIVAVQAMASNAARQFPVEDTVAVNLRFANGALGTFMLSDSAASARSWEQTSRENADYASYPDEDCYVIAGTRGSLAVPTMRLKIYAHDQDRSWFKPFQASVVELTREDPLARQLAHFCDVIRGAAAPLVTVHDGLQNLRVTEAIAEAARSGRIVETVDA, via the coding sequence ATGACAAAGCTCAGAATCGGCATTGCCGGCGCCGGCCTGATTGGCCGCCGCCATATGGAACTGGTGCAGGCCAGCCCGGCCTGCGAGCTGGCCGCCATTGCCGACCCCGCAGCGGAAGCGGCCGAGGTGGCGCGCGCTACGGGCGTGCCCTTGTACGCTTCGCTAGATGCACTCCTTGCAGCGCAACGGCTCGATGGCGTGATCCTCGCCACGCCAAACAAGCTGCATGTGGCAGACGCGCTGGCCTGCTTGCGCGCGGGCGTTGCGGCGCTGATTGAAAAGCCCGTGGCGCACAGCCTGGAGGAGGGCATGCGCCTGCGCCGGGCAGCCGAGGCGGCCAATGCAAAGCTGCTGGTCGGCCATCACCGCGCGCACAGCCCGCTGCTGGCCCGTGCACGCGAAATCGTGCAGCAAGGCGTGCTGGGCACGCCCGTGGCGGTGGTTGGCACGGCGATGTTCTGCAAGCCCGATGACTACTTCGCGGCGGCGCCGTGGCGCCGCCAGAGCGGCGGTGGGCCGATCCTGATCAACATGATTCACGAGATCGGCAACCTGCGGGCCTTGTGCGGCGAGATCGTGGCTGTGCAGGCAATGGCGTCGAACGCCGCGCGGCAGTTTCCGGTCGAGGACACGGTGGCGGTCAACCTGCGCTTTGCCAACGGCGCGCTCGGCACGTTCATGTTGTCCGATAGCGCGGCTTCGGCGCGCAGCTGGGAGCAGACTTCGCGGGAGAACGCGGACTATGCCAGCTATCCGGACGAGGATTGCTATGTGATCGCCGGCACGCGCGGCTCGCTCGCGGTGCCGACCATGCGGCTCAAGATCTATGCGCACGACCAGGACCGCTCGTGGTTCAAGCCCTTCCAGGCCAGCGTGGTCGAGCTCACGCGCGAGGACCCGCTCGCGCGCCAGCTCGCGCATTTCTGCGATGTGATCCGCGGCGCTGCCGCGCCGCTTGTCACCGTGCATGACGGGCTGCAGAATCTGCGCGTGACCGAAGCCATCGCCGAAGCTGCGCGCAGCGGGCGCATTGTCGAGACGGTGGACGCCTGA
- a CDS encoding LysR family transcriptional regulator — METHNVPLANNDPFLRDLRLFCTVARRASFIAGANEMGLSAAHVSKRIATLEAMLGVKLFHRTTRRVSVTADGEAAFLWAQKILDDVEGMLEAVGGASAGPRGLLRISTSLRLGRDHLCPALSLLRQRHPALEVWLELLDRRVDLIAENFDLDIRVGEVQEPHLIAHKIAPGSRILCAAPAYLARHGQPRTLAELARHDCLPFRDRDQRFGVWRMAGPNGMETVKITGPMASNHSDIVRQWAHEGYGIIMASIWDVASSIRSGALVRVLPAYHQPADVWAVTTARASGAAKMRACIDFLKAQLTQGPHALATTLESEVE; from the coding sequence ATGGAAACTCACAATGTCCCATTGGCGAACAATGACCCCTTCCTCCGGGATCTACGCCTGTTCTGCACCGTGGCCCGGCGCGCCAGTTTTATCGCCGGCGCCAACGAGATGGGCCTGTCCGCCGCGCATGTGAGCAAGCGCATCGCCACTCTCGAGGCCATGCTCGGCGTCAAATTGTTCCACCGCACCACGCGCCGTGTCAGCGTGACCGCCGACGGTGAAGCGGCCTTCCTATGGGCGCAGAAGATCCTGGATGACGTCGAGGGCATGCTGGAAGCGGTTGGCGGCGCAAGTGCAGGGCCACGGGGCCTGCTGCGCATCAGCACCAGCTTGCGGCTCGGGCGCGACCACCTCTGCCCGGCGCTGTCCCTGCTGCGCCAGCGCCATCCCGCGCTCGAAGTCTGGCTGGAACTGCTGGACCGCCGCGTCGACCTGATCGCCGAGAACTTCGACCTCGACATTCGCGTGGGCGAAGTCCAGGAACCCCACCTGATTGCCCACAAGATCGCCCCGGGCAGCCGCATCCTGTGCGCCGCGCCCGCCTACCTGGCCCGGCACGGCCAGCCCCGGACTCTCGCGGAACTGGCACGGCACGACTGCCTGCCCTTTCGCGACCGCGACCAGCGCTTCGGGGTATGGCGCATGGCCGGGCCCAACGGCATGGAAACCGTCAAGATCACGGGGCCCATGGCCTCCAACCACAGCGATATCGTGCGCCAATGGGCACACGAAGGCTACGGCATCATCATGGCCTCGATATGGGACGTGGCCAGCAGCATCCGCAGCGGCGCGCTGGTGCGCGTGCTGCCCGCGTACCACCAGCCGGCCGACGTATGGGCGGTGACCACCGCGCGCGCCTCGGGCGCGGCCAAGATGCGGGCCTGCATCGATTTCCTCAAAGCGCAGCTAACGCAAGGACCGCACGCACTGGCAACCACCCTGGAATCCGAAGTGGAGTAG
- a CDS encoding MFS transporter, whose product MATTLNDRDLHGKRQTKKATASGWIGSALEYYDFFIYATAASLIFPQIFFPSGNPKVAIVASLATYGVGYIARPIGALFLGHWGDTHGRKNVLVLCMFLMGFSTVAVGLLPTYSQVGMLAPVLLVILRLIQGFAVAGEISGASSMILEHAPFGRRGYYASFTLQGVQAGQILAAAVFLPLAYYMPSDAFNAWGWRIPFLLSAVVLVAGFVIRREVSETPAFAKEAKAGEVVRSPIIEAFKFSWPDMIRVVCMALMNVIPVVATIFGAAYAVQPAYGVGFDKSLYLWIPVAGNILAVVVIPIVGNLSDKIGRKPPIVIGALSSGLLSFLYLYAISIHNVPLAIVASLLMWGIVYQGYNAIFPSFFPELFPTRSRVSAMAIAQNIGTAVTALLPALFATVAPPGSANIPLTIGAITFAVTIVAALAALSARETHRIRMSELGEPNAVPMDKQDYDRLRAEAMGEAKVVRAAA is encoded by the coding sequence TTGGCTACTACCCTCAATGACCGTGACCTGCACGGCAAGCGCCAGACCAAGAAGGCGACCGCGAGCGGCTGGATCGGCTCGGCACTCGAGTACTACGACTTCTTCATCTATGCGACCGCGGCGTCGCTGATCTTCCCCCAGATTTTCTTCCCCTCGGGCAATCCCAAGGTCGCCATCGTTGCTTCGCTGGCAACCTACGGTGTCGGCTATATCGCCCGGCCCATCGGCGCCCTCTTCCTGGGCCACTGGGGCGACACCCACGGGCGCAAGAACGTACTGGTGCTGTGCATGTTCCTGATGGGCTTCTCGACCGTGGCAGTCGGCCTGCTGCCGACCTACAGCCAGGTTGGCATGCTCGCCCCGGTGCTCCTGGTTATCCTTCGCCTGATCCAGGGCTTCGCGGTCGCCGGTGAAATCTCCGGCGCCAGCTCGATGATCCTGGAGCATGCGCCGTTCGGGCGCCGCGGCTACTACGCCAGCTTCACGCTCCAGGGCGTGCAGGCCGGCCAGATCCTGGCCGCCGCGGTCTTCCTGCCGCTTGCCTACTACATGCCGTCGGACGCGTTCAATGCCTGGGGCTGGCGCATTCCCTTCCTGCTGAGCGCCGTCGTGCTGGTGGCAGGCTTCGTCATCCGCCGCGAAGTCTCCGAGACCCCGGCGTTTGCCAAGGAAGCCAAGGCCGGCGAAGTGGTGCGTTCGCCCATCATCGAAGCCTTCAAGTTCAGCTGGCCCGACATGATCCGCGTGGTGTGCATGGCCCTGATGAACGTGATCCCGGTGGTAGCCACGATCTTCGGTGCGGCCTATGCGGTACAGCCGGCGTACGGTGTCGGCTTCGACAAGAGCCTATACCTGTGGATTCCGGTGGCAGGCAATATCCTCGCGGTGGTGGTCATTCCAATTGTCGGCAACCTGTCCGACAAGATCGGCCGCAAGCCGCCGATCGTCATTGGCGCGCTTAGCTCGGGGTTGCTTTCCTTCCTCTATCTCTACGCCATCAGCATCCATAACGTGCCGCTTGCCATCGTGGCATCGCTGCTGATGTGGGGCATCGTCTACCAGGGCTACAACGCGATTTTCCCGAGCTTCTTCCCCGAGTTGTTCCCGACACGCTCGCGCGTGTCGGCCATGGCCATCGCGCAGAATATCGGCACCGCCGTCACCGCCTTGCTTCCCGCGCTGTTCGCCACCGTGGCACCTCCGGGATCGGCCAATATCCCGCTGACGATCGGCGCGATTACCTTCGCCGTGACGATCGTTGCAGCCCTGGCCGCCCTGAGCGCCCGCGAAACCCACCGCATCCGCATGAGCGAACTCGGCGAGCCCAACGCTGTTCCCATGGACAAGCAGGACTACGACCGGCTGCGCGCCGAGGCCATGGGCGAGGCAAAGGTGGTCCGGGCGGCCGCCTGA
- a CDS encoding porin, translating to MNKKAAALLVLGSAALPAFAQQSGVTLYGLVDTTIRYSTHANAAGNSKWEMTDGELTGSRWGLRGTEDLGNNLKAFYILESGFSPDTGSSQQGGRLFGRTAVIGLDGDYGKLALGRQYTLAHEILSSYEAMAFANNSIVGYQGGNYTGLRYDNTIKYIKSFGGLQAAAAYTFGEVAGSIKASNASAGSLVYSTGPIEVGAVYQVTHDVSSAFFGAVPAAQASKQTVWGLGGTWKASRAQYYLGYTNNRLDVADYRNNVGYIGTRVNITEAFSFIGTFQYDWLKHAGESGKRMTTAGMLDYNFSKRTDVYVAVDYTHLSGAWIPLNSSPAFNNSGNMFGNTTRLGFMAGLRHKF from the coding sequence ATGAACAAGAAAGCCGCCGCCCTGCTCGTTCTCGGGAGCGCCGCCCTGCCCGCATTCGCCCAGCAATCCGGCGTCACCCTGTATGGTCTCGTCGACACCACCATCCGCTATTCCACCCACGCGAACGCCGCCGGCAACAGCAAGTGGGAGATGACCGATGGCGAACTCACCGGCAGCCGCTGGGGCCTGCGCGGCACCGAAGATCTCGGCAACAACCTGAAGGCCTTTTACATCCTCGAATCGGGTTTCAGCCCGGATACCGGCAGCAGCCAGCAAGGCGGCCGCCTGTTCGGGCGCACCGCGGTGATCGGCCTGGACGGCGATTACGGCAAGCTTGCGCTGGGCCGGCAATACACGCTCGCCCACGAAATCCTGTCCTCCTACGAGGCCATGGCCTTCGCCAACAACTCCATCGTCGGCTACCAGGGCGGCAACTACACCGGCCTGCGCTACGACAACACCATCAAGTACATCAAGTCGTTCGGCGGGCTGCAGGCGGCGGCAGCCTATACCTTCGGCGAGGTCGCGGGCAGCATCAAGGCCAGCAACGCCAGTGCCGGCTCGCTGGTCTACAGCACCGGGCCCATCGAGGTTGGCGCTGTCTACCAGGTCACGCACGATGTCTCCTCCGCCTTCTTCGGCGCCGTGCCGGCCGCGCAGGCCAGCAAGCAAACCGTGTGGGGCCTGGGAGGTACCTGGAAGGCGTCGCGCGCGCAGTATTACCTGGGCTATACCAACAACCGCCTGGATGTGGCCGACTACCGCAACAACGTGGGCTATATCGGCACGCGCGTGAATATCACCGAGGCTTTCAGCTTTATCGGCACCTTCCAGTACGACTGGCTCAAGCATGCCGGCGAGAGCGGCAAGCGCATGACCACCGCGGGCATGCTGGACTACAACTTCAGCAAGCGCACGGACGTCTATGTGGCAGTGGACTACACCCACCTGAGCGGCGCCTGGATCCCGCTGAACAGCTCGCCAGCCTTCAACAACAGCGGCAATATGTTCGGCAACACGACCCGGCTGGGCTTCATGGCCGGCCTGCGCCATAAGTTCTGA
- a CDS encoding AEC family transporter, whose protein sequence is MLNILAIIAPIYILILIGFATTRAGLFAKADMRVFGKFVINLALPALLLRALSQRQVGEIFNVGYLLAYCIGSWAVIGLGYAWCRRVGRLNPSASAFYAMGMSCSNSGFVGYPILLLTLAPVAGVSLALNMMVENLLVIPFLLFMAERKQGGAGRWQALGKALARLIRNPLILGLLAGLAVSVFGLTLPAPLTRTIDTLATACSALSLFVIGGTLVGLPMGGLGSRIVPIVVGKLVLHPLCVLLAITMLPMLGLPGIDRSLRAAAVLMAAMPMMGIYATLGQAYGQEDFSAVTLLITTIASFFTLSALLFLLGAFHALP, encoded by the coding sequence ATGCTCAACATCCTGGCGATCATCGCGCCGATCTACATCCTCATCCTGATCGGCTTCGCGACGACCCGCGCCGGGCTGTTTGCCAAGGCCGACATGCGCGTGTTCGGGAAGTTCGTGATCAACCTGGCATTGCCGGCGCTGCTATTGCGCGCGCTGTCGCAACGCCAGGTTGGCGAGATTTTCAACGTCGGCTACCTGCTTGCCTATTGCATCGGATCGTGGGCGGTGATCGGCCTGGGTTATGCCTGGTGCCGGCGCGTCGGCCGGCTGAATCCGTCCGCCAGCGCATTCTATGCGATGGGCATGTCGTGTTCGAACAGCGGGTTCGTCGGCTATCCCATCCTCCTGTTGACGCTGGCGCCGGTGGCGGGCGTTTCGCTCGCGCTCAACATGATGGTGGAAAACCTGCTGGTGATTCCTTTCCTGCTCTTCATGGCGGAGCGCAAACAGGGCGGCGCGGGCCGCTGGCAAGCGTTAGGCAAAGCACTGGCCCGGCTGATCCGCAACCCGCTGATCCTTGGCCTGCTCGCGGGGCTGGCGGTGTCGGTGTTTGGCTTGACGTTGCCCGCGCCGCTCACGCGTACCATCGATACGCTGGCAACCGCCTGCAGTGCGCTCTCCCTGTTTGTCATTGGCGGCACGCTGGTCGGACTGCCCATGGGCGGGCTCGGCTCGCGGATCGTGCCCATTGTCGTGGGCAAGCTGGTGCTGCATCCGTTGTGCGTATTGCTGGCGATCACGATGCTGCCGATGCTCGGGCTGCCCGGGATCGACCGCTCGCTTCGCGCAGCGGCCGTGCTGATGGCGGCCATGCCCATGATGGGCATCTACGCCACCCTGGGCCAGGCCTACGGGCAGGAAGATTTCAGCGCTGTGACCTTGCTGATCACAACCATCGCTTCCTTCTTCACGCTGAGCGCATTGCTCTTCTTGCTCGGCGCATTTCACGCGCTCCCCTGA